CGCAGTCAGCGCAAGCGAGTACGGTCCTCGGGGTCGGTACTCGAATTCCATTTGCTCAGAGTACACGACGCCCCCTCGCGCGGGCGGGCAAAACTCGCCAGAATCGGTCCTGATGGTCAAGAACTTGAAAATCTGCGCATCTGGACCCGGGTTGTGCGAGTTCACTTCTGCTGTGGAAGAAGTCGTTTCGGAGGCCGGGGTTGATACGGGTCTGTGCACGATCTTCATTGCACACACTTCGGCCAGCCTGACGATCCAGGAAAACGCAGACTCATCCGCGCGTCGCGATCTCGAAACCTGGCTTCGGCGCCTCGTGCCTGAAGACGACCCGCTCTACACGCATACCCAAGAGGGGAACGATGACATGCCCTCGCACATCAAGGCCGCGCTTACCTCGACGTCTGTTTCGATCCCGATCGTAGGGGGACGACTCGGGCTGGGCACCTGGCAGGGCATCTTCTTATGGGAACACCGGCGACGATCGACCGCGCGGACCGTGTTGGTCCACGTCTCCGCTTGATCAGGGTTTGAGTTCCAGCACGACCGGGCAGTGGTCTGAACCCTTGACCTGAGGCTGAATGCGCGCAGCTCGATAGCGGTCGACCAGTTCTGGATTGGTCGCAAAGTAGTCCAGGCGCCATCCGATGTTCCTCTCTCGCACACCCAGGCGCTGGCTCCACCAGGTGTAGTGTCCAGGCTCGTCGCAGAAGTGACGGAAGCTGTCCACATAGCCATTCTTCAAGAGACGATCCATCCAGGCGCGTTCTTGCGGAAG
This genomic stretch from bacterium harbors:
- a CDS encoding YjbQ family protein — encoded protein: MVKNLKICASGPGLCEFTSAVEEVVSEAGVDTGLCTIFIAHTSASLTIQENADSSARRDLETWLRRLVPEDDPLYTHTQEGNDDMPSHIKAALTSTSVSIPIVGGRLGLGTWQGIFLWEHRRRSTARTVLVHVSA